The following are from one region of the Flavobacteriaceae bacterium UJ101 genome:
- the ansA|ansB gene encoding asparaginase (Belongs to the asparaginase 1 family; Contains 1 asparaginase/glutaminase domain.; KEGG: pro:HMPREF0669_00543 L-asparaginase), with protein MKSKILLIYTGGTIGMVKDYESGSLKPLDFNNIYKRLPEINQLDCEITALSFENPIDSSNIKPDDWIYLAELIEENYEKFDAFVVLHGTDTMSFTASALSFMLEGLQKPVILTGSQLPIGDLRTDAKENMITSIYIATLKQGHEALVKEVGVYFEYKLYRGNRTTKFSAEQFDAFRSSNYPFLIESGVNLHINHSLLYQAPEKNLKVYKMFSEDVALLKIFPGITQQVVEAVLNIPNIKGIILETFGAGNAPTEKWFLDLIEKAIEKGIIIVNVTQCLAGGVVQGKYEASSGLKNRGVISSEDMTTESALTKMMLGLCITESQIHFKQYFTSNIRGEISKMN; from the coding sequence ATGAAAAGTAAAATTCTTCTTATTTACACAGGTGGAACGATTGGAATGGTAAAAGATTATGAATCAGGATCATTGAAACCACTTGATTTTAATAACATTTATAAACGATTGCCTGAAATTAATCAACTGGATTGTGAAATTACTGCATTGAGTTTTGAAAATCCAATTGATTCTTCTAATATTAAACCAGATGATTGGATTTATTTAGCAGAACTTATTGAAGAAAATTATGAAAAATTTGATGCATTTGTTGTTTTGCATGGAACAGATACGATGTCATTTACAGCATCAGCCTTAAGTTTTATGTTAGAAGGGTTGCAAAAGCCTGTTATTCTAACAGGTTCTCAATTACCAATAGGAGATTTAAGGACGGATGCTAAAGAAAATATGATTACCTCTATTTATATTGCTACATTAAAACAAGGGCATGAAGCATTGGTGAAAGAAGTAGGAGTTTATTTCGAATATAAATTATACAGAGGTAATCGAACGACAAAGTTCAGTGCAGAGCAATTTGATGCCTTTAGATCTTCTAACTATCCTTTTTTAATAGAATCAGGAGTTAATTTACATATAAATCATTCACTTTTGTATCAAGCTCCTGAAAAGAATTTAAAAGTTTATAAAATGTTTTCAGAAGATGTAGCATTGCTGAAGATATTTCCAGGTATTACACAACAAGTTGTAGAAGCTGTTTTAAATATTCCGAATATTAAAGGAATTATTTTAGAAACTTTTGGGGCAGGAAATGCTCCAACAGAGAAATGGTTTTTAGATTTAATAGAAAAAGCGATAGAAAAAGGTATTATCATTGTAAATGTGACACAATGTTTAGCAGGAGGAGTTGTTCAAGGTAAATATGAAGCGAGTTCTGGTTTAAAAAATAGAGGTGTAATAAGTAGTGAAGACATGACAACAGAATCCGCTTTAACCAAAATGATGCTGGGTTTATGCATTACAGAAAGTCAAATACATTTTAAACAATATTTTACCTCAAATATTAGAGGAGAAATTAGTAAAATGAATTAA
- a CDS encoding uncharacterized protein (Contains 1 BON domain; Contains 1 LysM repeat.) has protein sequence MGLLSFLKDAGSKVFGGESAEEKATKIKSHLDGFGLDTSMVNVTVAEEKVTLSGKAKNLDEKQKIVATAGNIDGVSEVEDQLETVAPISFELPDMSKTFYTVKSGDFLSKIAAEVYGDSNAYQKIFEANKPMLEHPDKIYPGQVLYIPQD, from the coding sequence ATGGGATTATTATCATTCTTAAAAGACGCAGGATCAAAAGTATTCGGTGGAGAGTCAGCTGAAGAAAAGGCAACAAAAATCAAATCACACTTAGATGGTTTTGGATTAGACACATCAATGGTTAACGTAACAGTTGCTGAAGAAAAAGTAACGTTATCAGGAAAAGCAAAAAATTTAGATGAAAAACAAAAAATAGTAGCTACAGCTGGGAACATCGATGGTGTTTCTGAAGTTGAAGATCAATTAGAAACAGTAGCTCCAATTAGTTTTGAATTACCTGATATGTCTAAAACGTTTTATACTGTAAAAAGTGGAGATTTCTTATCAAAAATTGCTGCTGAAGTATATGGAGATTCTAATGCTTACCAAAAGATATTTGAGGCTAACAAACCCATGTTAGAGCACCCTGACAAAATCTATCCAGGACAAGTATTATACATTCCTCAAGATTAA
- a CDS encoding putative biopolymer transport protein ExbB like protein (Belongs to the ExbB/TolQ family.) translates to MKKLFSVLAIAGLLAFNPVNAQDSATTDAANQTEQVAAVVDSTAQAATEVAVVEEVEVEEAAAPEVEESSIEWIKTKFIEGGPTFMAIVLVCLILGLAFVIERIIYLNLADVNTNKLLTQIEDALQSGGVEEAKDVARNASGPVASISYQALQRVGDGQDIEDVEKSVIAYGGVEMGRLERNVSWIALFIAIAPMLGFMGTVIGMIQAFDGIEREGSVDPQAMAKDIKVALLTTLFGLVVAIILQVFYNYIVAKIDGIVNKMEDASISMVDMLVKYAKK, encoded by the coding sequence ATGAAAAAATTATTCTCAGTTTTAGCTATTGCCGGATTATTAGCGTTTAATCCTGTTAATGCTCAAGATAGTGCAACAACAGATGCAGCTAATCAGACAGAACAAGTAGCAGCAGTTGTAGATAGTACTGCACAAGCAGCAACAGAAGTTGCAGTAGTAGAAGAAGTAGAAGTAGAAGAAGCTGCGGCTCCAGAAGTAGAAGAGAGTTCAATAGAGTGGATTAAAACAAAATTCATTGAAGGTGGACCAACTTTTATGGCGATTGTATTAGTATGTTTAATTTTAGGTTTAGCTTTCGTTATTGAAAGAATTATCTACTTAAACTTAGCTGATGTAAACACAAATAAATTATTAACTCAGATTGAAGATGCATTACAATCAGGAGGAGTAGAAGAAGCAAAAGATGTTGCTCGTAACGCTTCAGGACCTGTTGCTTCAATTTCTTATCAGGCTTTACAACGTGTTGGTGATGGACAAGATATTGAGGATGTTGAAAAGTCTGTAATTGCTTATGGAGGTGTTGAAATGGGGCGTTTAGAAAGAAACGTATCTTGGATTGCTTTATTTATTGCAATTGCACCAATGTTAGGGTTTATGGGAACTGTAATTGGGATGATACAAGCATTTGATGGTATTGAAAGAGAAGGTTCAGTAGATCCTCAAGCAATGGCAAAAGATATTAAAGTAGCCTTATTAACGACGTTATTTGGTTTAGTTGTAGCCATTATATTACAAGTATTCTATAACTATATTGTAGCAAAAATTGACGGTATTGTAAATAAAATGGAAGATGCATCCATTTCTATGGTTGATATGTTAGTAAAATATGCTAAGAAGTAA